In Oscillatoria acuminata PCC 6304, a single window of DNA contains:
- the glpX gene encoding class II fructose-bisphosphatase: protein MDSVIGLEIIEVVEQAAIASARWMGKGDKNTADHVAVEAMRERMNRIHMRGRIVIGEGERDEAPMLYIGEEVGICTQEDASKFCDPQQLIEIDIAVDPCEGTNLVAYGQNGSMAVLAIAEKGGLFRAPDFYMKKLAAPACAKNHVDINKSATENLKILSDCMSRSIEELVVVVMDRPRHKGLIEEIRNAGARVRLISDGDVSAAISCAFSGTNIHALMGIGAAPEGVISAAAMRCLGGHFQGQLIYDPEVVKTGLIGESKESNIARLQEMGITDPDRVYNAEELASGETVLFAASGITPGTLMQGVRFFKGGARTHSLVISSQSSTARFVDTIHMYDAPKSLQLR, encoded by the coding sequence GTGGATAGTGTAATCGGTTTAGAGATTATTGAAGTCGTCGAACAAGCCGCGATCGCTTCGGCTCGTTGGATGGGTAAAGGCGACAAAAATACCGCTGACCATGTGGCGGTAGAAGCGATGCGCGAACGGATGAACCGCATTCATATGCGAGGCAGAATCGTGATCGGCGAAGGTGAGCGCGATGAAGCTCCCATGTTGTACATCGGGGAAGAAGTTGGCATCTGCACCCAGGAAGATGCCAGCAAATTCTGTGACCCCCAACAACTGATTGAAATTGATATCGCCGTTGACCCCTGCGAAGGCACCAACTTGGTTGCTTATGGACAAAACGGTTCAATGGCAGTTCTCGCCATTGCCGAAAAAGGCGGCCTGTTCCGGGCCCCCGACTTCTACATGAAGAAGCTCGCCGCACCCGCCTGTGCCAAAAATCATGTGGACATCAATAAATCTGCCACCGAAAACCTGAAAATCCTCTCGGACTGCATGAGTCGCTCCATTGAGGAATTGGTCGTGGTGGTGATGGATCGTCCCCGTCACAAAGGCTTAATTGAAGAAATCCGCAACGCCGGAGCCAGAGTGCGTCTGATCAGCGATGGAGATGTCTCTGCCGCGATTTCTTGCGCCTTCTCCGGAACCAACATCCACGCGCTGATGGGAATTGGTGCTGCTCCTGAAGGGGTGATCTCCGCTGCTGCAATGCGCTGTTTAGGCGGTCACTTCCAAGGTCAACTGATTTATGACCCTGAAGTCGTGAAAACTGGTCTGATTGGCGAAAGCAAAGAAAGCAACATCGCTCGTCTGCAAGAAATGGGTATCACGGACCCTGACAGGGTTTACAATGCCGAAGAATTAGCCTCTGGGGAAACGGTGCTGTTTGCCGCATCCGGTATTACTCCCGGCACCTTGATGCAAGGGGTTCGCTTCTTCAAAGGTGGCGCTCGGACTCACAGTCTGGTTATTTCTAGCCAGTCGAGTACCGCTCGTTTTGTCGATACCATTCATATGTACGACGCTCCCAAGAGCCTGCAATTGCGCTAA
- a CDS encoding glutamyl-tRNA reductase, translating to MNIAVVGLSHKTAPVEVREKLSIPEADIKEAIAHLCSYPNIREVAILSTCNRLEIYIVTGETDSGVREAIQFLSERGQLNVHKLRQHLFILLQEDAVMHLMRVSAGLDSLVLGEGQILAQVKNTHKLGQQHNGVGRILNRLLKQAITAGKRVRTETSIGTGAVSISSAAVELAQIKVQDLAPYRIAILGAGKMSKLLVQHLLSKGARQITILNRTLRRAEELAKNFPDADLKLHLISDMMTVIGNSDIVFTSTSSTEPILNRSKLEAVLNPNGSMMLIDIAVPRNVDSDVNTLTNVHSFNVDDLKAVVAQNQESRRQMAMEAEGLLEEEVEAFDVWWRSLETVPTISCLRDKIETIREQELEKALSRLGSEFAEKHQEVIEALTRGIVNKILHDPMVQLRAQQDIEARRQAMETLRLLFNLETETRSGEQYS from the coding sequence ATGAATATTGCAGTCGTAGGTCTTAGCCATAAGACAGCACCCGTAGAAGTTAGAGAAAAGCTGAGTATTCCCGAAGCCGATATTAAAGAGGCGATCGCTCATTTATGTAGCTATCCTAATATTCGAGAAGTCGCGATTCTCAGCACTTGCAACCGTTTAGAAATTTATATCGTAACGGGTGAAACCGACTCCGGCGTTCGTGAAGCGATCCAATTTCTCTCGGAACGCGGCCAATTAAACGTTCATAAGTTACGACAACATCTGTTTATCTTGTTACAAGAAGATGCAGTTATGCATCTGATGCGGGTTTCCGCCGGTTTGGATAGCTTGGTCCTCGGCGAAGGCCAAATTTTAGCCCAAGTTAAAAATACTCACAAACTCGGTCAGCAACATAATGGGGTCGGACGCATTCTCAATCGTCTCCTCAAACAAGCCATTACCGCAGGCAAACGGGTTCGCACGGAAACCAGCATCGGCACTGGTGCCGTTTCTATCAGTTCCGCAGCGGTGGAACTGGCCCAAATTAAGGTCCAGGACCTCGCACCCTATCGCATTGCGATTCTCGGTGCCGGGAAAATGTCGAAACTCTTGGTTCAACATTTACTCTCCAAAGGGGCTCGCCAAATCACCATTCTCAATCGCACATTACGTCGCGCCGAAGAACTGGCTAAAAACTTCCCTGATGCAGATTTGAAGCTGCATTTGATATCAGATATGATGACCGTCATTGGGAATTCTGATATTGTTTTTACCAGTACCTCTTCCACTGAACCGATTTTAAATCGGTCCAAACTCGAAGCAGTTTTAAACCCCAATGGCTCGATGATGCTGATTGATATTGCAGTGCCGCGTAATGTGGATTCTGATGTCAATACGCTCACAAATGTCCATTCGTTTAATGTGGATGACTTAAAAGCGGTTGTCGCTCAAAACCAAGAAAGCCGTCGGCAAATGGCAATGGAAGCTGAGGGATTATTGGAAGAAGAAGTCGAAGCATTCGATGTTTGGTGGCGCAGTTTGGAAACGGTGCCGACGATTAGCTGTTTACGGGATAAAATCGAAACCATTCGCGAGCAGGAGTTGGAAAAAGCGCTGTCTCGTTTAGGGTCAGAATTTGCCGAAAAACATCAGGAAGTGATTGAGGCGCTCACCCGAGGCATTGTTAATAAAATCTTGCATGACCCAATGGTTCAACTGCGGGCCCAGCAAGATATTGAGGCGCGTCGGCAAGCGATGGAAACTCTACGATTGCTGTTTAATTTGGAGACAGAAACGCGATCGGGCGAACAGTACAGTTAG
- a CDS encoding UPF0182 family protein, with translation MLKGLGKQAFKWIVAGLALWMGIELFAFLSAESLWFDELGYERVFWVRLLTRLVLLALGLAITGGLTFGNLFLANHLKYGKLDLLSRGLTEPPGGRDRWKRNISHPVERINIPTPHSYTALNLEFLLALVILLAVGISTLLVYYAQVVVDYWHPGSWLLLNSPSVPLGFGLKSGQEMLQQMTTDWWQIALLLLFTVVIVLEPRLLYAIAAALSLFFGLVFSGQWAKVLIFFHPTAFNITEPVFNRDMSFYIFNLPIWELLEFWLLGVLFFVLAAVTILYLISGNSISEGKFPGFSDGQLRHLYGLGAALMGAVALRYWLLRYELLYSSKDVIYGAGYTQVNVEVWSYGGLTLLSGALAIFLLYLTLGVRQLERPNFRRLKQSLGFYVAMVAIAGSVLPFAVQRFIVQPNEIERERPYIERSIAFTRQGFDLDRIDVQLFNPENALTFDDILANDLTINNIRLWDTRPLLQTNRQLQQIRLYYKFADADIDRYTLRKTDPESEESITERQQVLISARELDYSAVPTEAQTWVNEHLVYTHGYGFTLSPVNTVGPGGLPDYFVRDIGMERQTVSETVNDGILGTANELIRASIPIGHPRIYYGELTDTEVMAPSNVPELDYPQGDENVYNTYGGTGGVSIGSWWRRLIFAKYLNNWQMLFTDNFTSETKVLFRRNIKDRVRAIAPFLEFDSDPYLVVANTRLYEPGMTPAEQPFPDDDNYLYWIIDAYTISDRYPYSEPTSQEFNYIRNSVKVVVDAYNGKVKLYIADPSDPLVQSWQEIFPKLLQPLDALPVTLRSHIRYPLDFFDVQSERLLTYHMTDPTVFYNREDQWRVPNEIYGTEQQVVEPYYLIMKLPTEVSEEFILLHPFTPMSRNNLIAWMGGRSDGIHYGNLLLYQFPKQQLVYGPEQIEARINQDPVISQQISLWNRQGSRAIQGNLLVIPIERSLLYVEPLYIEAEQNSLPILARVIVAYENRIVMAETLEQALSAIFQGQGEQQPTDPIIRPVEDLTLPPLN, from the coding sequence ATGCTTAAAGGGTTAGGAAAACAAGCCTTTAAATGGATCGTGGCCGGATTAGCCCTGTGGATGGGGATAGAACTCTTTGCTTTTTTGAGTGCCGAAAGTCTCTGGTTTGACGAACTGGGCTATGAACGAGTGTTTTGGGTCCGCCTACTCACCCGCTTAGTGCTGCTGGCGCTAGGACTGGCAATCACCGGGGGTTTAACTTTCGGCAATCTATTTCTGGCGAACCATCTTAAATACGGCAAACTCGATCTACTCAGTCGGGGACTGACGGAACCCCCGGGAGGGCGAGATCGCTGGAAACGCAATATTAGCCATCCAGTTGAGCGCATTAACATCCCAACCCCCCATTCCTATACCGCCCTCAACTTAGAATTCCTGCTGGCCCTCGTCATCCTCCTAGCTGTGGGAATCTCTACCCTCCTGGTGTACTACGCTCAGGTTGTGGTGGATTATTGGCATCCCGGTTCCTGGTTACTGTTGAATTCTCCCTCAGTTCCCTTGGGATTTGGACTCAAATCCGGCCAGGAAATGTTACAGCAAATGACAACCGACTGGTGGCAAATTGCTCTGTTGTTGCTGTTTACTGTGGTGATTGTTCTGGAACCTCGCTTACTCTATGCGATCGCCGCTGCTTTAAGCCTGTTCTTCGGTCTAGTCTTTTCGGGTCAATGGGCAAAAGTGCTGATATTTTTCCACCCCACAGCCTTTAATATTACCGAACCCGTGTTTAACCGGGATATGAGCTTTTATATTTTTAACTTGCCCATTTGGGAACTCCTAGAATTTTGGCTACTGGGAGTGCTTTTTTTCGTCCTTGCCGCAGTCACTATCCTCTATTTAATCTCGGGAAATAGTATCAGCGAAGGGAAGTTTCCCGGATTTTCGGATGGACAATTGCGCCACCTTTATGGATTGGGTGCGGCACTCATGGGGGCAGTCGCCTTGCGCTATTGGCTCTTGCGCTATGAATTGCTCTACTCCAGCAAAGATGTGATTTATGGTGCCGGCTATACCCAGGTCAATGTAGAGGTTTGGAGCTATGGGGGCTTAACCCTATTATCTGGGGCCCTCGCCATTTTCTTGCTCTATCTGACCCTGGGAGTGCGCCAACTAGAACGCCCCAACTTTAGACGACTCAAGCAGTCTTTGGGATTCTATGTGGCAATGGTGGCGATCGCCGGGTCAGTCCTGCCTTTTGCCGTGCAACGCTTCATTGTCCAACCGAACGAAATCGAACGGGAGCGTCCCTACATTGAGCGCAGTATCGCCTTCACCCGCCAGGGATTCGACCTCGATCGCATTGATGTCCAACTCTTCAACCCGGAAAACGCCCTAACCTTTGACGATATCCTCGCCAATGACCTGACTATTAATAATATCCGCCTCTGGGATACTCGCCCTTTGCTGCAAACCAATCGCCAACTCCAGCAAATTCGGCTGTACTATAAATTTGCCGATGCGGATATTGACCGTTACACCCTCAGAAAAACTGACCCAGAATCCGAGGAATCCATCACGGAACGGCAACAGGTCCTGATTTCGGCCCGGGAACTGGACTATAGCGCCGTTCCTACAGAAGCTCAAACCTGGGTCAACGAACACTTAGTTTATACCCACGGGTATGGGTTTACCTTGAGTCCCGTGAATACCGTAGGTCCCGGGGGATTGCCGGACTACTTCGTTCGGGATATTGGCATGGAACGCCAAACCGTCAGTGAAACGGTCAACGATGGCATATTAGGAACAGCCAACGAATTAATTCGCGCCAGCATTCCCATCGGACATCCCCGGATTTACTATGGGGAACTGACGGATACGGAGGTGATGGCACCGAGTAATGTCCCGGAGTTAGATTATCCCCAGGGGGATGAGAATGTTTATAATACTTATGGAGGGACCGGGGGGGTTTCGATTGGCTCTTGGTGGCGTCGGTTAATTTTTGCAAAATATTTGAACAACTGGCAGATGTTGTTCACGGACAATTTTACTTCGGAGACGAAAGTTTTATTTCGGCGCAATATTAAGGACCGGGTGCGGGCGATCGCCCCGTTTTTGGAATTTGATAGTGACCCCTATCTGGTGGTTGCCAATACCCGATTATATGAGCCGGGAATGACGCCTGCTGAACAACCGTTTCCCGATGATGATAATTATCTCTACTGGATTATTGACGCCTATACTATCAGCGATCGCTATCCCTATTCTGAACCGACTTCTCAAGAATTTAACTACATCCGCAACTCGGTCAAGGTTGTTGTTGATGCCTATAATGGCAAGGTCAAACTTTACATCGCTGACCCGTCGGACCCTCTGGTTCAGAGTTGGCAAGAGATTTTCCCCAAATTGCTCCAACCCCTTGATGCTCTGCCGGTGACCCTCCGCAGCCATATCCGCTATCCCCTGGATTTTTTTGATGTGCAATCGGAACGGTTGCTAACGTACCACATGACCGATCCAACGGTTTTTTATAATCGGGAAGACCAATGGCGAGTGCCCAATGAGATTTATGGCACTGAGCAGCAAGTGGTTGAGCCTTATTATTTGATTATGAAATTGCCCACGGAAGTCTCGGAAGAATTTATTTTGTTGCACCCATTTACACCCATGAGTCGCAATAATTTAATTGCTTGGATGGGCGGGCGATCGGATGGCATTCATTATGGAAATTTACTGCTGTATCAGTTCCCCAAACAACAGTTAGTGTATGGTCCGGAGCAAATTGAAGCCCGAATTAACCAAGATCCGGTGATTTCTCAACAGATTTCCCTGTGGAACCGCCAGGGGTCTCGGGCTATTCAGGGGAATTTGTTAGTGATTCCCATTGAGCGATCGCTATTGTATGTCGAACCGCTTTATATTGAGGCAGAACAAAATAGTTTGCCCATCTTAGCCCGGGTGATTGTCGCCTATGAGAACCGAATTGTGATGGCAGAAACCCTGGAACAGGCCCTAAGTGCTATTTTCCAAGGACAAGGAGAACAACAACCCACGGACCCGATTATTCGTCCGGTGGAAGACTTGACGTTACCCCCGTTGAATTAA
- a CDS encoding glucose-6-phosphate isomerase, whose product MDARSLWKRYQDWLYYHEGLGLYLDISRMRFDDAFVESMKPKFAQAFEDMKALENGAVANPDEGRMVGHYWLRNPDIAPTPELKQEILENLSHIEEFAQKVHNGTVHPPSASKFTDILSIGIGGSALGPQFVSTALAPESAPLEIHFIDNTDPAGIDALLNHIKDHLATTLVLVISKSGTTPDTRNGMIEVQKAFESMNLKFADHAVAITGHDSALEKQAQKENWIDIFPMHDWVGGRTSELSGVGLVPAALQGIDIRGMLAGAKEMDDATRQPDLKGNPAALLALSWYFAGNGRGEKDMVVLPYKDSLLLFSRYLQQLVMESLGKEKDLAGNTVYQGIAVYGNKGSTDQHAYVQQLREGVPNFFLTFIEVLEDRQGHSPDVEPGITTGDYLLGFLYGTREAVYDNQRDSISVTIPQVNPRIVGALIALYDRAVGLYASLINVNAYHQPGVEAGKKAASEILNLQTRIMEVIAAEGKPLSLEELAEKADAGDRIEMIYKILRHLHANGRQVTLSGNLAQPASLSVSAR is encoded by the coding sequence ATGGATGCTCGATCACTGTGGAAACGATATCAGGACTGGCTCTATTATCATGAAGGGCTAGGTCTGTACCTGGATATTAGTCGAATGAGATTCGATGATGCCTTCGTCGAATCGATGAAACCTAAGTTTGCTCAAGCCTTCGAGGACATGAAGGCCCTAGAAAACGGGGCAGTCGCCAATCCGGATGAAGGCCGCATGGTGGGTCACTATTGGTTACGAAATCCCGACATTGCACCCACCCCAGAACTCAAACAAGAAATCCTCGAAAACCTTAGCCATATCGAGGAATTTGCCCAAAAAGTTCATAACGGGACAGTCCACCCTCCCAGCGCTTCCAAATTTACAGACATTCTCTCCATCGGCATTGGCGGATCGGCCCTCGGACCCCAATTTGTCTCCACAGCCTTGGCCCCTGAGTCTGCACCCCTGGAAATTCACTTCATTGACAACACCGACCCCGCAGGGATCGATGCCTTGTTAAATCACATCAAAGACCATCTGGCAACCACCCTGGTCCTGGTGATTTCTAAATCCGGTACCACCCCAGATACCCGCAATGGCATGATTGAGGTTCAAAAAGCCTTTGAGAGCATGAATCTCAAGTTTGCCGATCATGCCGTAGCCATTACCGGCCATGATAGCGCCCTGGAAAAACAAGCCCAGAAAGAAAACTGGATTGATATTTTCCCCATGCATGACTGGGTGGGAGGACGCACCTCAGAACTCTCTGGGGTGGGATTAGTCCCGGCTGCTTTGCAGGGCATTGATATTCGGGGTATGCTGGCTGGAGCCAAAGAAATGGATGATGCCACTCGCCAACCGGACCTCAAGGGCAATCCAGCCGCATTGCTGGCCCTCTCCTGGTACTTTGCAGGCAATGGACGGGGGGAAAAAGATATGGTGGTGCTGCCTTATAAAGATAGTCTGTTGCTGTTTAGCCGCTATCTGCAACAGTTGGTGATGGAATCCCTGGGTAAGGAGAAAGATTTAGCTGGCAATACCGTCTATCAAGGGATTGCCGTGTACGGAAATAAAGGCTCTACGGATCAGCACGCTTATGTTCAACAACTGCGGGAGGGGGTGCCGAATTTCTTCTTAACGTTTATTGAGGTTTTAGAAGACCGTCAGGGCCATTCCCCGGATGTAGAACCGGGAATCACCACCGGGGATTATTTGTTAGGGTTTTTGTATGGAACTCGGGAGGCGGTTTATGATAATCAGCGCGATTCCATTTCGGTGACGATTCCCCAGGTGAATCCGCGTATCGTGGGGGCTTTGATTGCCCTGTACGATCGCGCGGTAGGGTTATATGCATCGTTGATTAACGTCAATGCCTATCACCAACCGGGGGTGGAAGCGGGTAAAAAGGCCGCCTCGGAGATTCTCAACCTCCAAACCCGAATTATGGAGGTGATTGCCGCAGAAGGGAAACCGTTATCCCTAGAGGAGTTAGCCGAGAAAGCCGATGCGGGCGATCGCATTGAAATGATTTATAAAATTCTGCGCCATCTCCATGCCAATGGACGGCAAGTCACTCTGTCGGGGAATTTGGCCCAACCTGCCAGCTTAAGTGTTTCTGCTCGTTAA
- a CDS encoding response regulator transcription factor, whose amino-acid sequence MPLTILIVDDDPAIRLSICHYLEQCGYSAIAAQNGQEGLLKVEEFQPHLLVTDIIMPEMDGYELVKRVRKKPALRLLPVIFLTARTSTPERILGYKLGCDLYLPKPFDLEELGVVIRNLLERSQLIQSQRQFNADDSPYPPSEPNLNSPSSFDSLPASFNPGTPALTAQESEFAISLTPRERDVLDLLAEGLSNSQIGDRLHLSPRTVEKYVSALLRKTETSNRAGLLRFAIEHHLV is encoded by the coding sequence ATGCCCTTGACGATTCTGATTGTTGATGACGATCCCGCTATTCGTCTGTCTATCTGCCATTATTTGGAGCAGTGCGGTTACTCTGCGATCGCTGCTCAGAATGGTCAAGAGGGTCTCTTAAAAGTAGAAGAATTTCAACCTCATTTACTGGTAACGGATATCATCATGCCCGAGATGGATGGGTATGAATTAGTAAAGCGCGTCCGCAAAAAACCCGCTTTACGGTTGTTACCTGTGATTTTTTTAACCGCCCGCACCAGTACCCCGGAACGGATTTTAGGCTATAAACTCGGCTGCGATTTGTATTTACCCAAGCCGTTTGATTTAGAGGAACTCGGCGTAGTCATTCGCAATTTGTTAGAGCGATCGCAACTCATCCAATCCCAGCGACAATTTAATGCCGATGACTCCCCCTATCCCCCTTCAGAACCCAACCTCAACTCGCCATCCTCTTTCGATTCTCTCCCGGCTAGTTTCAATCCAGGAACCCCGGCATTAACGGCACAAGAGTCAGAGTTTGCGATTTCTTTAACGCCCCGCGAACGCGATGTTTTAGATTTACTGGCGGAAGGTCTTTCTAATTCACAAATAGGCGATCGGCTCCACTTGAGTCCGCGCACCGTGGAAAAATATGTGAGTGCGCTGTTGAGAAAAACGGAAACCAGTAATCGCGCCGGACTTTTGCGCTTTGCGATCGAGCATCACTTGGTTTAG
- a CDS encoding SDR family NAD(P)-dependent oxidoreductase, which yields MKPEAKKWVIVGASRGIGAAVAQHFVSKGDWVISVCRSAPIAGEWVKADVSIPAGIEAIANAVGDAPVDGLLYMGGVWENHAFTEDYDFLKSSDEEMRYVISVNAIAPIEITRKLVNNLSKTKNPRAIFIGSLSGLEHKASREVANTASKFALRGAIQSLRLALRDRNIGFSVINPGNVATAEVLTDIQDGRFPPQKAIPLGDLVSCIDWILSLSPQVDVSEINLEQRTC from the coding sequence ATGAAACCCGAAGCAAAAAAATGGGTGATTGTGGGGGCGAGTCGGGGAATTGGTGCAGCAGTAGCCCAGCATTTTGTGTCTAAGGGGGACTGGGTGATATCGGTTTGTCGAAGTGCGCCGATCGCAGGGGAGTGGGTGAAAGCGGATGTTTCGATTCCGGCAGGGATTGAGGCGATCGCCAATGCCGTAGGGGATGCGCCGGTGGATGGTTTGCTCTATATGGGAGGGGTTTGGGAAAATCATGCGTTTACCGAGGACTATGATTTCCTGAAAAGCTCCGATGAAGAAATGCGGTATGTAATCAGTGTGAATGCGATCGCACCGATTGAAATTACCCGAAAACTGGTGAATAACTTGTCCAAAACTAAAAACCCGAGAGCTATTTTTATCGGTTCCCTATCCGGTTTGGAACATAAGGCATCGCGGGAAGTTGCCAATACAGCCTCCAAGTTTGCCCTCAGAGGTGCCATTCAATCCCTGAGATTAGCGCTTCGCGATCGCAACATTGGGTTTTCAGTCATTAATCCTGGAAATGTGGCAACGGCAGAAGTTTTAACTGACATTCAAGACGGACGATTTCCACCTCAGAAAGCGATTCCTCTGGGGGATTTGGTTTCTTGTATTGACTGGATTTTATCTTTATCCCCCCAAGTTGATGTGTCTGAGATAAACTTAGAACAAAGAACCTGTTAA
- a CDS encoding DoxX family protein, which translates to MTSNNNPPNRLKEIFRVVLSVAIIVVGITHFTHPDQYVRIVPPQLPYPTELVYISGFFEILGGIGLLIPFVSVAAAWGLIALFIAVFPANINQALNSIPIEGIPHHPWLYWVRLPFQAVLIAWAWWYTQNPDEQPGSFKEQL; encoded by the coding sequence ATGACTTCAAACAACAACCCGCCCAATCGGCTTAAAGAAATTTTTCGAGTTGTCTTATCAGTCGCCATCATCGTAGTCGGCATTACCCACTTTACTCACCCCGATCAATATGTCAGAATTGTGCCGCCTCAATTACCTTACCCGACTGAGTTGGTCTATATTAGCGGATTTTTCGAGATTTTAGGAGGCATTGGCTTACTGATTCCGTTTGTCAGCGTTGCGGCTGCCTGGGGACTCATTGCTCTGTTTATCGCGGTTTTTCCCGCTAATATCAATCAGGCGCTTAATAGTATTCCCATTGAAGGCATTCCTCATCATCCTTGGCTTTACTGGGTTAGACTGCCTTTTCAGGCTGTCCTGATTGCTTGGGCTTGGTGGTACACTCAAAACCCCGATGAACAACCCGGCTCTTTTAAAGAACAATTATAG
- a CDS encoding DUF72 domain-containing protein has protein sequence MTVYIGTSGWSYQHWEGVLYPYKLAPGSRLDYYIQHYQTVEVNSTYYRWPQDAAFTNWQHRLPPGFLMTVKAPRELTHSQRLYSPENWLARIGKGLECLGDRLGILLVQLPPQFGCDLPRLAYFLEQLPSWIRVAMEFRHPSWHIEEVFSLLERFGVAYCVMSGANLPCILRATAPFVYVRLHGPDPHSLYGGSYSDEDLSWWASRLREWENQGHSAFVYFNNDGDGNAVRNASKLKTFLENGTF, from the coding sequence ATGACCGTTTACATCGGCACTTCAGGTTGGAGTTATCAACATTGGGAAGGTGTGCTTTATCCCTACAAGTTAGCGCCCGGTTCCCGCCTGGATTACTATATCCAGCACTATCAAACCGTCGAAGTTAACAGCACATACTACCGATGGCCCCAAGATGCGGCCTTTACGAACTGGCAGCACCGCCTCCCTCCAGGATTTCTGATGACTGTAAAAGCGCCCCGGGAGTTAACGCACTCCCAGCGTCTTTACTCCCCAGAGAACTGGTTGGCACGGATAGGCAAGGGACTCGAATGCCTGGGCGATCGCCTCGGCATTCTCCTCGTCCAACTTCCTCCCCAATTCGGCTGCGACTTGCCCCGCCTAGCCTACTTCCTAGAACAATTGCCCTCTTGGATCAGAGTGGCGATGGAATTCCGACATCCAAGCTGGCACATAGAAGAGGTATTTTCGCTCTTAGAACGCTTTGGAGTAGCTTACTGCGTGATGAGCGGGGCAAACCTGCCTTGCATCCTCCGCGCCACAGCACCTTTCGTCTATGTACGGCTTCACGGTCCCGATCCCCACTCCCTCTACGGCGGTTCCTACTCAGATGAGGATTTGTCCTGGTGGGCTTCGCGTCTTAGGGAGTGGGAAAATCAGGGGCACAGCGCGTTTGTCTACTTCAACAACGACGGCGATGGAAATGCCGTGAGGAATGCTTCTAAGTTAAAAACTTTTTTGGAGAACGGGACTTTTTGA
- a CDS encoding dsDNA nuclease domain-containing protein, translated as MSDILNKKPNNDSGTDTLERYRYQARIALPFCLSCANQKGENLRSIVMEHFEDIVLEYSDYWHFIQVKTRNASRGLWKLNDATGGLKSLYRTFNEISDPNAKYSLWIEGTIKPDDLLMDLTSLNNISNELVEKVSKNLDIQKDECKNFLKFVTVRAELPPRESIISQNIMLMGDIFKNTPVHQLKSLEEKLTDEIFRAMSCERLPNYLYHYIAKLQDAEEEVKSRIKAKRLTASNISDIIGLDISSNSPILLQLFTDLNAPKRTKLEEKLLVAGASERIIKSAKTLRANASIHEAEILSSTLMETKVLVDVQLRLEILTDSIVEKLSNLDEPAKTIWCELLDELIKKASFIDPNQIYKQDPYLLLGAACGLSDECRIDWGVKIA; from the coding sequence ATGAGCGATATTTTAAATAAAAAACCGAATAATGATAGTGGTACTGATACACTGGAACGGTATCGTTATCAAGCTCGAATTGCTTTGCCTTTCTGTTTATCATGTGCGAATCAGAAAGGAGAAAACTTACGCTCTATTGTTATGGAACATTTTGAAGATATTGTTTTGGAATATAGTGATTATTGGCATTTTATTCAAGTCAAAACTAGGAATGCAAGTCGAGGGCTGTGGAAACTAAATGACGCTACAGGCGGTTTAAAAAGTTTATATAGAACTTTTAATGAGATTTCCGATCCAAACGCTAAATACAGTTTATGGATTGAAGGGACAATAAAACCAGATGACCTCCTAATGGATTTGACTTCTTTAAACAATATTTCAAACGAGCTAGTAGAAAAAGTTTCTAAAAATCTTGATATTCAAAAAGATGAATGCAAGAATTTTTTAAAATTTGTTACGGTTAGGGCGGAACTACCTCCTAGAGAATCTATTATATCTCAGAATATTATGCTAATGGGTGACATCTTTAAAAATACTCCTGTCCATCAACTTAAATCTTTAGAAGAAAAACTCACGGATGAAATTTTTAGAGCAATGTCTTGTGAGCGATTGCCAAACTATTTGTATCACTACATAGCAAAATTACAAGATGCTGAAGAGGAAGTCAAAAGTAGAATTAAAGCAAAACGTTTAACGGCAAGTAATATTAGCGATATTATTGGTTTGGACATAAGTAGCAATTCCCCGATTTTACTACAACTATTTACCGACCTCAATGCACCTAAACGAACTAAACTAGAAGAAAAACTTTTAGTAGCTGGAGCTAGTGAACGTATTATTAAGTCTGCAAAAACCTTACGAGCAAATGCTTCTATTCATGAAGCTGAAATTTTATCGTCAACTTTAATGGAAACCAAAGTTTTAGTAGATGTTCAACTGCGACTGGAAATATTGACCGATTCAATTGTTGAAAAACTTTCTAATTTAGATGAACCAGCCAAAACTATTTGGTGCGAACTCCTAGATGAATTAATTAAAAAAGCAAGTTTTATTGATCCAAATCAAATATATAAACAAGATCCATATTTACTACTAGGAGCAGCCTGCGGGCTTTCTGATGAATGTCGTATCGATTGGGGGGTGAAAATTGCGTAA